In Gracilimonas sp., the DNA window TCCCCGCGCCGTTTAAACGCTGGGTCGTTATAAGGCTTAAGATAATGTCTTCAAATTCTTCTACTTCAAAAGTTAAATCTACTTGTCCTTGTTGTCATTATGTAACTCTTAAAGAGCGAAATATTTACGAAATTTGTCCTGTGTGTTATTGGGAGGATGAAGGAGA includes these proteins:
- a CDS encoding CPCC family cysteine-rich protein, with product MSSNSSTSKVKSTCPCCHYVTLKERNIYEICPVCYWEDEG